ACGATTCTTTCCGCCCTCGCAGAGCCGACCCGGCTCGAAGCCCTCCGGATGGTGTGGGATGGGCAAGAGCATTGTGTTTGCGAATTGATGCAGGCACTCGGCGCTAGCCAGTCCCGAATGTCCCGCCACATGGCGGCTCTCAAAACTGCGGGCCTGCTGGTCGACCGCCGCGATGCTCAATGGGTCCGCTATCGCCGCGCGCCGAATCTTCCTCAAGAGGTCGTTGCGCTTGTCGACGCCGCGCTGGCGATGCCGGCAAATCAGGAAAGGTATGCCGCATGAGCCTCGGCTCCATCACCGAACATGCGCCGGGTGCCAGCCCTTCGACCGCAAAGTGGATTGGAGGGACGATTGCCGCCCTGATTCTGTGGAGCCTCATCTACAGCCAGCTTGTCCCATTTGCGGAATGGGTTGTCGCGTTGACGCCAGTCGACCCGAAGAGCCACCTTGGCGAGGCGATCAGCTTCTTCGCCTACGATACGCCGAAGGTGCTGATGCTGCTCACCCTGGTCGTGTTCGGCATGGGCGTCGTGGGCAGCTT
This DNA window, taken from Candidatus Binatia bacterium, encodes the following:
- a CDS encoding metalloregulator ArsR/SmtB family transcription factor; the encoded protein is MLSALAEPTRLEALRMVWDGQEHCVCELMQALGASQSRMSRHMAALKTAGLLVDRRDAQWVRYRRAPNLPQEVVALVDAALAMPANQERYAA